A single genomic interval of Candidatus Rokuibacteriota bacterium harbors:
- a CDS encoding LLM class flavin-dependent oxidoreductase, whose translation MRYGLFISSQHAPTENFAAKIRDHVEQVATARDCGFDSVFFAQHFLANPYAFLHPLALLARLAGEGRGMVFGTGVLILPLYHPVELAEHVATLDAICDGKLVLGVGMGYRDEEFAAFGLRKRERVSRFEESLAVMTKLWTEESVTFRGQHFQLDNVTTRTRPVQKPHPPIWIGAKTDAAVERAARLGDAWVMTPSDELQDLDRQMKLYCAARVAAGKSPDTEIGMIVETYVAPHRKTALGEAEPYLRNKYSAYALWKRRSGEHVDDYYNMDRLITERFILGDPEDCVKAITELHARLGVNHFLFRMQWPGMAQAKVLRTIQLIGRAVIPAVKSLAAR comes from the coding sequence GTGAGGTACGGGCTCTTCATCTCGTCGCAGCACGCGCCCACGGAGAACTTCGCCGCGAAGATCCGTGACCACGTGGAGCAGGTGGCCACCGCGCGCGACTGCGGCTTCGACTCCGTCTTCTTCGCCCAGCATTTCCTCGCCAACCCGTACGCCTTCCTCCACCCGCTGGCGCTCCTGGCTCGACTGGCCGGCGAAGGTCGCGGCATGGTCTTCGGCACCGGCGTGCTGATCTTGCCCCTGTACCATCCGGTGGAACTCGCCGAGCACGTCGCGACGCTCGACGCCATCTGCGACGGCAAGCTCGTGCTCGGCGTCGGCATGGGCTACCGGGACGAGGAGTTTGCGGCCTTCGGGCTCCGGAAGCGCGAGCGGGTGAGCCGGTTCGAGGAATCGCTGGCGGTGATGACGAAGCTCTGGACCGAGGAATCCGTCACGTTCCGGGGCCAGCACTTCCAGCTCGACAACGTCACGACGCGAACGCGGCCGGTCCAGAAGCCGCATCCGCCGATCTGGATCGGCGCGAAGACGGACGCCGCCGTGGAGCGAGCGGCGCGGCTGGGCGACGCCTGGGTCATGACCCCGAGCGACGAGCTCCAAGATCTCGACCGGCAGATGAAGCTCTACTGCGCCGCGCGCGTCGCGGCCGGCAAGAGCCCGGACACCGAGATCGGGATGATCGTCGAGACGTACGTGGCCCCACACCGGAAGACGGCGCTCGGCGAGGCAGAGCCCTATCTGCGCAACAAGTACTCGGCCTACGCCCTCTGGAAGCGGCGCAGCGGCGAGCACGTCGATGACTACTACAACATGGACCGGTTGATCACCGAGCGCTTCATCCTGGGCGACCCCGAGGACTGCGTCAAGGCGATCACCGAGCTCCACGCCCGGCTGGGCGTCAACCATTTCTTGTTCCGGATGCAATGGCCGGGCATGGCGCAGGCGAAGGTCTTGCGAACGATCCAGCTCATCGGCAGGGCCGTGATCCCCGCTGTCAAGTCACTGGCCGCCCGCTAG